Proteins encoded by one window of Aphidius gifuensis isolate YNYX2018 linkage group LG2, ASM1490517v1, whole genome shotgun sequence:
- the LOC122850470 gene encoding uncharacterized protein LOC122850470, with amino-acid sequence MALRLGGITNDEDKFSQVLVNLESDVLMLVGDLANNPPTMDKFNTLKDRILQSFAQTTEARLRRMFRGDESVGKKPTEILAHIKNLASGECNATVLRTIFLEKLPEQMRVLLAMCEHEDLDKVAEMADKIYEMSNTSSCAIASSQEQASVQAIESPISEVFKLIKTLSNKVDKLQREYRSRSRSRSKSRGRSNSPSNNLCFYHRRFGDNARKCLETCSQNSAWQSMKSEN; translated from the coding sequence ATGGCACTACGACTTGGTGGCATTACAAACGACGAAGATAAATTTTCACAAGTCCTAGTGAATCTTGAGAGTGATGTATTGATGTTAGTTGGTGATTTAGCTAACAATCCACCAACAATGGACAAATTCAACACACTCAAAGATCGCATTTTACAAAGCTTTGCTCAAACAACAGAAGCACGACTCAGACGCATGTTTCGAGGCGATGAATCTGTTGGTAAAAAGCCAACTGAAATACTTgcacacataaaaaatttagcatcTGGTGAGTGCAATGCAACTGTACTAAgaacaatatttttagaaaaactcCCAGAGCAAATGCGTGTGTTGTTAGCCATGTGTGAGCATGAAGATCTGGACAAAGTAGCTGAGATGGCAGACAAAATATACGAGATGTCTAATACTTCTTCATGTGCCATTGCCAGTTCTCAAGAACAAGCATCTGTTCAAGCTATTGAATCGCCAATATCAGAGGTCTTTAAACTAATCAAAACTCTCTCTAATAAAGTTGACAAATTACAGAGAGAATACAGATCTAGATCCAGGTCAAGATCCAAATCACGTGGACGCTCAAACAGTCCAAGCAATAATCTGTGCTTTTATCACAGAAGATTTGGTGACAATGCAAGAAAATGCTTAGAAACATGTTCTCAAAATTCTGCATGGCAATCTATGAAATCGGAAAACTAA